AAGATACCGACGATTCAGATACCAAAGCGTAAACTATACGTCTCTTCACCCACAGTATATTGACCCCCACCGCCTCAATCAGATAACGACCAAAGGTAGCCAGCCGAGGAGCACGCAATGTTTGGACTAGGAACACCAGAATTGATTATCATCATGGGAATCGCCTTTCTCGTCTTTGGCGGCAAAAAGCTCCCTGAAATCGGCGCCGGACTTGGCAAGGGCATCAGATCGTTCAAGAATGGTCTCCGCGATGTGGAAGATACAGGTAAAAACATGCTGGAAAACAACGTCCCAGGCATGAAGGAAATAAACTCACTAAAAACAGAGATCAAGGAAACCGCCGACCTGAATTCGACCAAGAGTTGATAGATTACGCACACCCACTGCCGAACCTTCCAGACGAGTACTGCGGCAAACCAGTATTAGTTAATCCGCAACCCTCCTCCTGAGCACACTCCTTTCTTCCTCGAAATCGGCAAACCGCAGGGCACAGAGCCTGAACTCTTCCTGAAGCACAGTAAAGGCGGCCAATATTTCCGGATCAAAATGTGAGGGTGAAGTACGGCCGTCACCCTCGGTGATAATCCTTACTGCTTGATGGTGAGGACAGGGCAGCTTATAAACCCGTTTGCTGATCAGGGCATCATACACATCAGCCAACGCCATCAAGCGGCCGGCAAGGGGGATTTCCTCTCCCTTCAGGCCTTGCGGGTAACCGGAGCCATCCCATTTTTCATGATGGGTATAAGCAAAGTCTGCGGCAATCCGCAGGAAAGAATTACCCCCGAGTTTCTTTTCGGCCGCAGCAATGGCGTCACGACCGTAAACGGTGTGCTTGGTCATCTCTTGAAATTCCTCGTCCGTCAACGTACCAGGCTTAAGCAGAATACTGTCAGCAACCCCGACTTTACCGATATCATGAAGCGGAGCTGATTTACAGAAGAGGTCAATGGTGAACTCTTCGAGCAGGCGCTTGAATCTGGAATGATGGCGAAGGTGATTGGCAAGCAACTGGATATAATGCTTAGTACGCAAGATATGACCGCCGGTCTCCGGATCACGGTGTTCAGCCAATCCCGCCAGGCAGTCGATGGTGACCTCTTGGGTTAAAGACAGTTCCTTGGTCCGCTCCCGCACATGCTGCTCTAGAAGCTCATTCTGTCGAGCCAGATCTTGTCTGGCTAATTGTAAAGAAAGATGAGTTTTAACCCTGACGCGAATCTCCTCGACCTCAAAAGGTTTGGTAATATAATCCACGGCCCCACACTGAAACCCTTTGGTCTTGCTTGAAATTTCAGCAAGGGCAGTTAAAAAAATCACCGGGATATCCTTGGTGGCAGGAGAGTTTTTTAATCGTCGACAAACCTCGTAACCATCCATGCCGGCCATCATGATATCAAGAAGGATTAAATCAGGTACGTCTCTTTGGGCAAGCTCCAAAGCGGTTAACCCGTCCATAGCGACCATCACATCATAAGAGGCGCTAGACATGGCACCGATCAGAATATCAATATTCTCCCTGGTATCGTCAACAATCAACACCGTGCATTGCGAAAGCTGTTTCATTCGTTCCTTTCATTATTCAACAAGTTGACAAGCTGCTCAACAAGCTGTCCGGCCTTTTTGAATTGATAATTTTCGACAGCAAAAATCAGCTGCTCTATCTCAAGCCGGCGTTCCACAGGCCAAGTAAGTTCTTTCAGTTGTGTGATCAGAGCGACACACTTGATTGGTCGGTGTGCCTTAATCTCTAACAGAAGAGAAAGCAAAAGATCGCGCAACAGGCGAGGTTCGATCTTCTGTGATGGCTGCACCGGAGAGGGTGAGGTTATCACCGGGGAAAAAAAGTCCTGTAAATCTTCAATGAACAGATCGTAACACTTTTTGAATGTGGCCAACATCGTCACTGGGGCCTGCTGTTTCTTACATGTTTGTTCCAAATCGACAGCAAGACGGAATAAATCCTGGGCACAAATGGCACCCAATACCCCTTTCACGCTATGGAGCGCGCTGCAAGCATCATCCCAATTCCGACTCTCTATCTGGGCAATGATCCGGTCCGCCTCTTTCGGATAAAAATCGACAAAATGATGAAGAAGTTCAATGAAAAGAGGGACGCTGCCTATCCTGTTCATCACCTGGGCCTGATCAATTCCCGTAATTCGTGGCAGAAGATCACCCGATGAAACTGCCAATGTCTCCTGGGATTTAGCCAAAGTTCCCGAGTGAAATTTGGGAGGCAGCCATTTGGCAATGGTGGCAAAGAGCGCCCGGCAGTCGATTGGCTTGGTGATGTGGTCATTCATCCCGGCGGCAAGACTCAAGGCCTCATCTCCTCTGATGGCATTCGCGGTCATGGCCACAATAGGCAGATCGATCAACCGTTGGATAGCGCTGGCCCGTATTAGTCGGGTAGCCTGGAGACCATCCATGCCCGGCATTTGAATGTCCATCAGCACTAGATCAAATTCCTTTTCATACAGTAGGTCCAAGGCTTCTTGACCGTTATTGGCAATCTCCACCAAAACTCCGACCCGGCAAAGAATATCTTCCGCCAGTTGCTGATTGATCAGAATGTCTTCGACCACCAGCACCCTGGCCCCGTAAATCAGTTGCAGATGAGCCTCTTCTTCGGACGAGGCGGCGCTGTCCTCAACATGATTCCTCTGGTCATAGAGTCTGTTGATAACCGCCAACAGGCCCACTCGACTCACTGGTTTGACGATAACATCATCACAACCGGCGGCAAGGCAGCGCTCAACGACGTGGGCGGCGCTTGTCGAAGTGAGCACAAGAACTTTCGGTTGTTGCTCCGCAGGAAACAACGCCCTTACTGCTTCTATCACCACTTCGCCATTCCTTCCTAACAATCGGTAATCCAGAAGGACAAGATCGAAGGGGTCTCCTTGCTCCATTGCCCGACGACATTCTTCAAGTCCTTTTTCCCCGTCCTCAACTACCGTGACCATAAAAGCAAAGGACGCCAGCGCCTTACGGAGAATCTCACGAGTTGCCGGGTACCCCTCGACCACCAGCACCCGCAGGTCGGCGGAATAAGCCAGCGGGGTGAAACATTCCTCTTGTACCGCCAATACTGCAGTAAATGAAAAATCGCTCCCCTGACCTAAGCAACTGTGCACCTCAAACCCACCTTGCATCAGCTCCACCAACCTCTTGCAAATAGCAAGGCCAAGCCCCGTCCCACCATAGTTTCTACTGATAGAACCATCCGCTTGGCTAAATGGGGTGAAAAGTTTACCGATCTGTTCCTCGGTAAGGCCCACACCCGTATCCCGCACCGAAAAGTGAAGGGTAATCCTGTCGGCGCTCCTTTCCTGGACCGCAATCTCAAGAATTACTTCACCTTTCTCGGTGAACTTAATGGCATTAGCAACAAGATTGATGAGTATTTGATTCAGACGAAGAGAGTCGCCGACCAGCTGCTCCGGCACCTCGGGCGCCACGGCGAACATGAACTCCACCCCCTTCTCCTCAGCCTTAATAGTGGTAATGCTGGCCAGATCAGTCAACATCGATTCAAGAGAGAAAGGGTGCGCCTCAATCGTCATTTTTTTTGCTTCGATCTTAGAAAAATCCAAGATGTCGTTAATGATGCACAAAAGGTTTTTCCCGGAAGAGGAGATCTTGCCAAGATAATCCGTCAGTTTAGGAGGCGAGGTCATCTCCAAGGCGAGTTCGCTGAATCCAATAATGGCGTTCATCGGCGTCCTGATCTCATGGCTCATGCGGGCCAGGAAATCGCTTTTAGCCCGGTTTGCCGCTTCAGCTTCATCCCTGGCGATAAGGATAGCTTTTTGCGCTTCCTTTCTCTCGGAGATATCGTTGACAATTCCCACGGCATGCCATTTCCCCTGGACCCGAATCGACGAGAGGGAGAGCTCAACCGGGAACTCCTCTCCGCTTTTGCGGAGGGCGTTCATCTCCACATGACGACCGATTGCTGAGCCAGCGCCGCTTTGCTGAAATTGTTCAAAATTGACCAGGAATCTTTGCCGGCACTCATCACGGACAAGAAGTTGGTGGAGGTCCTGCCCAAGGGCCTCCTGCCGCGTCCAACCGAATATTTGTTCAGCGGCCTTATTCCAAAAAGAGATAAGTCCACTGTTATCGATCATGATGATGGCGCTCAAAGCGGCAGTGGCAATGCTCGTAATAATCTCTGAGCGTTCCCGCAGTTCATCAGCCATCTTTTTTCTGGCGCTGATGTTTTCCTTAACCGCGATATAACTGACGATCTTGCCATCATGATCGGTAACCGGCGAGATCAACGCATATTCCCAGAACGGGGTGCCATCCTTCTTCAGATTGCAGATCTCGCCCTGCCAAGTCTTGCCAGCCTTGATGGTTTGCCAGAGGTCTTGATAAAAGGCAGGCTCATGGACATTCGATTTCAGGACCTTAGGGTTCTGCCCGACTACCTCGGCAAGTTCATAGCCGGTGACCGAACAGAAAAAGGGGTTGGCGTATTCAATGATACCGGAGGGATCGGTGATCAGGATGGATAGGGGGCTCTGCTCGATCGCCTTATGAAGTTTACCGAGCTGATCCTCGTAGGCCTTCTGTTCGGAAATATTTTCCACTAAAACCAGAAAGTAGAGAGGCGCACCGGAGTCGTCTCTGAGGACCCGGATGGTTGTCCGCCCCCAGACAGAGCCGTCGTTATGGTGCAGGTAGAGGCTGTCCGCCTTAAACTTTGAAATAGCGCCGGCCAGAAGGGCGCCGAAATTCTCTTCATAAAGGGCCCGGTGCTCTGCCTGCACAAGTCTGAGGAAATTGACTTGTGCTAATTTCTTCTCGGCATAACCGACAAAGCGGAGGAACTCCTCGTTAACTTGAACAAAATGGCCATAAAGATTGACCAGCGCCGCCCCGAACGGCGCCTTGTTAAAGATAAGTTGAAGCCTGGCCTCGTTCTCCTGCAGAGCTTCATTAGCCACCGCCAAGGCGGTGGTGCGCTCCCTTACCTCATGTTCCAGTCTGACTGAGTACCTAGTCTGCTCTTGTTGCCGGAGATCCTTCTCCCAGGCGTTTCCCATGGCCAAAGAAACATGGTCCGCAACTCCCAGGCATAGGGCAATCTCCTGCGGTTCCCACCCGCGCGTCCTTTTTTTAACCTCCAGACAGAGAACTCCAGTGATTTCGCCATTTAACTTGAGAGGAATGTCGAGCAGGGAACGGATCTCGTGAGGGCGAAGATAATCCTCAGTGAGTTCGGCGGTGGCGGGGTGAGTCCAAGCATCCTCGACCACGATTGGTTCATCCTTCTTG
The DNA window shown above is from Desulfobulbaceae bacterium and carries:
- a CDS encoding response regulator, producing the protein MKQLSQCTVLIVDDTRENIDILIGAMSSASYDVMVAMDGLTALELAQRDVPDLILLDIMMAGMDGYEVCRRLKNSPATKDIPVIFLTALAEISSKTKGFQCGAVDYITKPFEVEEIRVRVKTHLSLQLARQDLARQNELLEQHVRERTKELSLTQEVTIDCLAGLAEHRDPETGGHILRTKHYIQLLANHLRHHSRFKRLLEEFTIDLFCKSAPLHDIGKVGVADSILLKPGTLTDEEFQEMTKHTVYGRDAIAAAEKKLGGNSFLRIAADFAYTHHEKWDGSGYPQGLKGEEIPLAGRLMALADVYDALISKRVYKLPCPHHQAVRIITEGDGRTSPSHFDPEILAAFTVLQEEFRLCALRFADFEEERSVLRRRVAD
- a CDS encoding twin-arginine translocase TatA/TatE family subunit, which translates into the protein MFGLGTPELIIIMGIAFLVFGGKKLPEIGAGLGKGIRSFKNGLRDVEDTGKNMLENNVPGMKEINSLKTEIKETADLNSTKS
- a CDS encoding PAS domain S-box protein, whose protein sequence is MISPRSTIDSSRWRRRMVVMSIVLVIVSFNIFNILLTVKLTFCHNRQIQAINTVSINVSAAHFDFDKILNGDHTTSLLEVNDLLQQALTAVVEMGAVSREGVLHKITLPDELPGQISALTRQLDSLRLLSGNSLQSLRMEGGASSFVTEANRDFRQVNKTVGTVNSLIWQTIKREQSLFIKIQIFITFWSVLLALLTISLLHRYDRVRQRNVEAWAHQRSQEQFLVQFSRFCRDTARIEPVYELVTSWLSGHLGIDRVSVWRFDEGSATLSCRCLYESESKNFFCVSNKLSCQEIQLYCAALKKDEPIVVEDAWTHPATAELTEDYLRPHEIRSLLDIPLKLNGEITGVLCLEVKKRTRGWEPQEIALCLGVADHVSLAMGNAWEKDLRQQEQTRYSVRLEHEVRERTTALAVANEALQENEARLQLIFNKAPFGAALVNLYGHFVQVNEEFLRFVGYAEKKLAQVNFLRLVQAEHRALYEENFGALLAGAISKFKADSLYLHHNDGSVWGRTTIRVLRDDSGAPLYFLVLVENISEQKAYEDQLGKLHKAIEQSPLSILITDPSGIIEYANPFFCSVTGYELAEVVGQNPKVLKSNVHEPAFYQDLWQTIKAGKTWQGEICNLKKDGTPFWEYALISPVTDHDGKIVSYIAVKENISARKKMADELRERSEIITSIATAALSAIIMIDNSGLISFWNKAAEQIFGWTRQEALGQDLHQLLVRDECRQRFLVNFEQFQQSGAGSAIGRHVEMNALRKSGEEFPVELSLSSIRVQGKWHAVGIVNDISERKEAQKAILIARDEAEAANRAKSDFLARMSHEIRTPMNAIIGFSELALEMTSPPKLTDYLGKISSSGKNLLCIINDILDFSKIEAKKMTIEAHPFSLESMLTDLASITTIKAEEKGVEFMFAVAPEVPEQLVGDSLRLNQILINLVANAIKFTEKGEVILEIAVQERSADRITLHFSVRDTGVGLTEEQIGKLFTPFSQADGSISRNYGGTGLGLAICKRLVELMQGGFEVHSCLGQGSDFSFTAVLAVQEECFTPLAYSADLRVLVVEGYPATREILRKALASFAFMVTVVEDGEKGLEECRRAMEQGDPFDLVLLDYRLLGRNGEVVIEAVRALFPAEQQPKVLVLTSTSAAHVVERCLAAGCDDVIVKPVSRVGLLAVINRLYDQRNHVEDSAASSEEEAHLQLIYGARVLVVEDILINQQLAEDILCRVGVLVEIANNGQEALDLLYEKEFDLVLMDIQMPGMDGLQATRLIRASAIQRLIDLPIVAMTANAIRGDEALSLAAGMNDHITKPIDCRALFATIAKWLPPKFHSGTLAKSQETLAVSSGDLLPRITGIDQAQVMNRIGSVPLFIELLHHFVDFYPKEADRIIAQIESRNWDDACSALHSVKGVLGAICAQDLFRLAVDLEQTCKKQQAPVTMLATFKKCYDLFIEDLQDFFSPVITSPSPVQPSQKIEPRLLRDLLLSLLLEIKAHRPIKCVALITQLKELTWPVERRLEIEQLIFAVENYQFKKAGQLVEQLVNLLNNERNE